The sequence GAAATTCTTCCAAATTCGAAAACCAAGAACATCTAAAGGTTGTAGCTGCCCTGTTGTCTTTTTTGGTATTGTAAGAATAATTACTTCCTTACCATGAGGTACAAACTGTTGCACGTGATTTGGGCAATGTCCACTCCAAGAATCCAACAATAATACGCTTCGATCTTTTCCTTGtggaaaatatatatgtatgaaCCATGTTTTAAAATGATCGCCAGTTAATTTTCCAAATTTTGACGTAGAAACTTAAATATTGGATGATCTATATAAGGTACTGGCTACCACTGGTCTGAACTGTCCACTTCGTTCTTTCAGAACTAAATGAAGAGGTAACTTTCCATCTGCAGAAATAATTGGTTGTTTAGGGGTTTTCCCTAATATGTGGGAAAGGCAGGCAAGTAATATACAGCAACACACTTGGTTCTAATGACTAAAGATAAACTCTTTATTTCTAACACTTAGAACTATGTCCGACGCTCGGTCGTGCACCGTTGCTTGCACATCTCCCCTGCCCCCTGTCACTAACCGCCACAAGGGTACGAACTCACGGCTCCCGATCGCAACGACGCCTGCGGCGCGTCATCCGTCGAAACGCCGCAAGCTCGCGTGGCGCGATACATCCGCCACAGTTGAATGATATAGCTGTGAGTAGTTGTAGATGTAGATTGTATTGCAGCTTCTATGGTTTTTTGTCCGCGTACAGTTAATGTTCAGCCAGAATGTAACTCCAAATTAAAACCACTTTCATCGGAATTAAATACATTTTCTGCTCTGTAATTCCTAATCTGTGGTTTCACAATTCTTATAAAATTATGTATTGCCAGTTTGATTTCGTTATGTTTCGCGAATCTACAGGGTGTTTTCGTTAAGTTATGCCATCATTTTTTAGGCATTTCCGGTAGtgcaattaaaaaatgttttagaCAAAAATTTATTTGTACTTGGTTGACTACATGTTTGCATATTATGAAATCTCAAAAAATGCTTTTTACGTTAAAAAGTCAAGGTCATCTTGACTTTTTTAATAGCATCATATGTTTTTAACATCATAGGATTGTTACTGATGTTGAGACGAATTCAACGACCTATTATACTATGACTTTGAACTCGAAAATTTTGTGCAAAcgtaattttaatgaaaaattatttcttataaaataaataaagttacATCAGATGTTCGAACTGCAATTCATCCTCTATGATACTGAGCTCCGCTCTTTGCAGTAAATTTGTCGTTGTCGCCATAATTAGGGCGTCTCGGTTTATGTTATTACATGCAGTTATTATGCGGTTCTGAAGTTCTTCAACATTATTGATTGCTGTGTCGTATACAACCGATTGTAAATATCCCCAAAGATAA is a genomic window of Calliopsis andreniformis isolate RMS-2024a unplaced genomic scaffold, iyCalAndr_principal scaffold0133, whole genome shotgun sequence containing:
- the LOC143187662 gene encoding uncharacterized protein LOC143187662 — protein: FPQGKDRSVLLLDSWSGHCPNHVQQFVPHGKEVIILTIPKKTTGQLQPLDVLGFRIWKNFVKTLFDHIILRNYDVNLHQRNNIIKLQSLTHNQLSSPRFHNMFKHS